A genomic window from Microbacterium sp. H1-D42 includes:
- the atpA gene encoding F0F1 ATP synthase subunit alpha has translation MAELSISPDVIRDALKNFADAYEPTGAAATEVGTVIDAADGIAHVEGLPGVMANELVTFADGTKGLALSLDEHQIGVVVLGEFAGIEAGQEVTRTGEVLSVPVGDGYLGRVVDTLGNPIDGLGAIASEGVRALELQAPGVMQRKSVHEPMQTGMKAIDAMIPVGRGQRQLIIGDRQTGKTAIAIDTIINQKANWESGDVNKQVRCIYVAVGQKGSTIASVKGALEEAGALEYTTIVAAPASDPAGFKYLAPYTGSAIGQHWMYGGKHVLIIFDDLSKQAEAYRAVSLLLRRPPGREAYPGDVFYLHSRLLERCAKLSDELGAGSMTGLPIIETKANDVSAYIPTNVISITDGQIFLQSDLFNANQRPAVDVGISVSRVGGDAQVKSIKKVSGTLKLELAQYRSLEAFAMFASDLDAASRRQLARGARLTELLKQPQYSPYPVEEQVVSIWAGTNGKLDTIEIEDVLRFERDLLDYLRRNTGILDTLRETNVLDDATVAELEKQTDAFILEFQGGKGHAIGAPGHEEHAAAQAEDVNQEKIVKGRRA, from the coding sequence ATGGCAGAACTATCGATCAGCCCCGACGTCATCCGTGACGCGCTGAAGAACTTCGCCGACGCGTACGAGCCCACCGGCGCCGCGGCGACCGAGGTCGGCACCGTCATCGACGCTGCCGATGGCATCGCGCACGTCGAGGGGCTGCCGGGCGTCATGGCCAACGAGCTCGTCACGTTCGCTGATGGCACCAAGGGCCTGGCCCTGAGCCTCGACGAGCACCAGATCGGCGTGGTCGTTCTCGGCGAATTCGCCGGCATCGAAGCGGGTCAGGAAGTCACCCGCACCGGCGAGGTCCTCTCGGTTCCGGTCGGCGACGGCTACCTCGGCCGTGTGGTCGACACACTCGGCAACCCGATCGACGGCCTCGGCGCGATCGCGTCCGAGGGTGTGCGCGCGCTCGAGCTGCAGGCGCCGGGCGTCATGCAGCGCAAGTCGGTGCACGAACCGATGCAGACCGGCATGAAGGCCATCGACGCGATGATCCCGGTCGGCCGCGGCCAGCGTCAGCTGATCATCGGCGACCGCCAGACCGGCAAGACGGCCATCGCGATCGACACGATCATCAACCAGAAGGCCAACTGGGAGTCCGGCGACGTCAACAAGCAGGTCCGCTGCATCTACGTCGCCGTCGGCCAGAAGGGCTCGACCATCGCCTCCGTCAAGGGCGCGCTGGAAGAGGCCGGTGCGCTGGAGTACACCACGATCGTGGCCGCTCCCGCTTCGGACCCCGCGGGCTTCAAGTACCTGGCCCCTTACACAGGCTCCGCCATCGGCCAGCACTGGATGTACGGCGGCAAGCACGTGCTGATCATCTTCGATGACCTGTCGAAGCAGGCTGAGGCCTACCGCGCCGTCTCTCTGCTGCTGCGCCGCCCGCCGGGCCGTGAAGCCTACCCGGGCGACGTGTTCTACCTGCACTCGCGTCTGCTCGAGCGCTGCGCGAAGCTGTCCGACGAGCTCGGAGCAGGGTCCATGACGGGTCTTCCCATCATCGAGACCAAGGCCAATGATGTCTCGGCGTACATCCCGACCAACGTGATCTCGATCACCGACGGCCAGATCTTCCTGCAGTCCGACCTGTTCAACGCCAACCAGCGTCCTGCTGTCGACGTGGGTATCTCGGTCTCTCGAGTCGGCGGTGACGCCCAGGTCAAGTCGATCAAGAAGGTCTCCGGAACGCTGAAGCTCGAGCTGGCGCAGTACCGCTCGCTTGAGGCCTTCGCGATGTTCGCCTCCGACCTCGACGCGGCTTCGCGTCGTCAGCTCGCCCGTGGCGCGCGTCTGACTGAGCTGCTCAAGCAGCCGCAGTACTCGCCGTACCCCGTCGAGGAGCAGGTCGTCTCGATCTGGGCCGGAACGAACGGCAAGCTCGACACGATCGAGATCGAGGACGTGCTGCGCTTCGAGCGCGACCTGCTCGACTACCTGCGTCGCAACACCGGCATCCTCGACACCTTGCGTGAGACCAACGTCCTCGACGATGCCACGGTGGCAGAGCTCGAGAAGCAGACGGATGCCTTCATCCTGGAGTTCCAGGGTGGCAAGGGGCACGCTATCGGCGCCCCCGGTCACGAGGAACACGCTGCCGCTCAGGCGGAGGACGTCAACCAGGAGAAGATCGTCAAGGGTCGTCGCGCGTAA
- a CDS encoding F0F1 ATP synthase subunit delta, which yields MGSATTQALAASTDALAAASGLTLDSAAELFAAARAIGDSAQLSGALADPAAPAQARTALVAAVFAGASAPVRTLLTAVVAERWSSASDLVDGVEELAIRATAIASAKDDIAGELFSFSRIVAANPELELALGSRLGDAAAKGVLVEKLLGTSAAPATVLIASSLVRQSRERRIRQQLSRAIRIVSAQGGRTVATVYTAAPIAVAQETRLRDALARRYGGEISINQVIDPTVVGGLRVQVADDVIDGSISARLADLRQKLAS from the coding sequence ATGGGCAGCGCGACCACTCAGGCACTCGCGGCATCGACGGACGCGCTTGCCGCAGCGTCGGGCCTGACCCTCGACAGCGCGGCCGAGCTGTTCGCAGCCGCCCGCGCCATCGGGGACTCGGCCCAGCTGAGCGGCGCGCTCGCTGATCCCGCAGCTCCCGCTCAGGCGCGGACCGCGCTGGTCGCCGCTGTGTTCGCCGGTGCTTCGGCACCGGTGCGCACGCTGCTGACTGCTGTCGTGGCAGAGCGCTGGTCGTCGGCATCCGATCTCGTCGACGGTGTCGAAGAGCTCGCGATCCGCGCGACCGCGATCGCATCGGCGAAGGACGACATCGCGGGGGAGCTGTTCAGTTTCTCGCGCATCGTCGCTGCCAACCCCGAGTTGGAGCTCGCCCTCGGCAGCCGTCTCGGAGACGCCGCAGCAAAGGGCGTCCTGGTCGAGAAGCTGCTCGGCACGTCGGCGGCACCCGCCACCGTGCTGATCGCCTCCTCGCTGGTGCGCCAGTCGCGCGAGCGCCGCATCCGTCAGCAGCTTTCCCGTGCGATTCGCATCGTCTCCGCACAGGGCGGCCGCACGGTCGCGACGGTCTACACCGCCGCACCGATCGCCGTCGCGCAGGAGACCCGTCTCCGTGATGCGCTGGCACGTCGCTATGGGGGCGAGATCTCCATCAACCAGGTGATCGACCCCACGGTCGTCGGAGGACTGCGCGTGCAGGTCGCCGATGACGTCATCGACGGCAGTATCTCCGCCCGACTCGCAGACCTTCGCCAGAAGCTCGCGAGCTGA
- a CDS encoding F0F1 ATP synthase subunit B, with translation MLNALVTNLAAEEAPNPLIPAWYDIIWSGLWFLIILIVVWKVALPRLVAMLDERSAAIEGNIAKADEAQKQAEEALEEYTRQLAEARTEAGEIREAAREDGKKIVTEAKDAAAAEATRITTAAHTQIEAERQAAFVSLRSEVGTLAIDLAGNVVGETLSDDSRATAVVDRFLADLEKAK, from the coding sequence ATGCTGAACGCTCTTGTCACGAACCTCGCCGCGGAGGAAGCGCCTAACCCGCTGATTCCCGCGTGGTACGACATCATCTGGTCGGGTCTGTGGTTCCTCATCATCCTCATCGTGGTGTGGAAGGTCGCCCTGCCGCGCCTGGTCGCGATGCTCGACGAGCGCTCCGCCGCCATCGAGGGCAACATCGCCAAGGCTGATGAGGCGCAGAAGCAGGCCGAGGAGGCGCTGGAGGAGTACACCCGCCAGCTCGCCGAGGCTCGCACCGAAGCCGGCGAGATCCGTGAGGCCGCCCGTGAGGACGGCAAGAAGATCGTGACCGAGGCGAAGGATGCTGCGGCCGCTGAGGCGACCCGCATCACCACTGCCGCGCACACGCAGATCGAAGCCGAGCGTCAGGCCGCCTTCGTGTCCCTCCGCAGTGAGGTCGGCACGCTCGCGATCGACCTCGCAGGCAACGTCGTTGGAGAGACCCTCTCCGATGACAGCCGTGCGACGGCCGTCGTGGACCGCTTCCTGGCCGACCTCGAGAAGGCGAAGTAA
- the atpE gene encoding ATP synthase F0 subunit C: MDATTVLADINGHLASVGYGLAAIGPAIGVGIVVGKTIEGVARQPELAGRLQVLMWIGIAFTEALAFVGIAVGFIPFP; this comes from the coding sequence GTGGACGCAACTACGGTTCTCGCTGACATCAACGGACACCTCGCATCTGTCGGCTACGGCCTGGCAGCGATCGGTCCGGCAATCGGTGTGGGCATCGTCGTCGGAAAGACGATCGAGGGTGTCGCCCGTCAGCCCGAGCTCGCCGGCCGCCTGCAGGTCCTCATGTGGATCGGTATCGCCTTCACCGAGGCGCTTGCATTCGTCGGCATCGCCGTCGGATTCATCCCCTTCCCGTAA
- the atpB gene encoding F0F1 ATP synthase subunit A — protein sequence MDEFFPETLFKVFGIIDVNRIHLIQLLSVIAVVLILWLGTRRMRVVPGRFQSLVEMGLGFVRGGIAHDLLGRKDGDRFLPILATMFFMILFMNVTGIIPFLNMPGTAIIAVPLTLAIISYVTFIYAGMKKSPLGFWKNSLFPAGVPWPVYIIVTPLEFISTFIIRPVTLTLRLMMNLVVGHMILVLCFAATQFFFFTAGGGWALLGVGTLAFGGAFTIFEILVVVLQAYVFTVLTAIYIQLAVAEEH from the coding sequence ATGGATGAGTTCTTCCCTGAGACTCTCTTCAAGGTCTTCGGGATCATCGATGTGAACCGCATCCACCTGATTCAGCTCCTGTCTGTGATCGCCGTGGTGCTCATCCTCTGGCTCGGCACCCGCCGCATGCGCGTCGTTCCCGGCCGCTTCCAGAGCCTGGTCGAGATGGGCCTCGGATTCGTCCGAGGCGGCATCGCCCACGACCTGCTCGGCCGCAAGGACGGCGATCGCTTCCTGCCGATCCTGGCGACGATGTTCTTCATGATCCTGTTCATGAACGTCACGGGCATCATCCCGTTCCTGAACATGCCTGGCACCGCGATCATCGCCGTGCCGCTGACGCTCGCGATCATCAGCTACGTGACATTCATCTACGCCGGAATGAAGAAGAGCCCGCTCGGCTTCTGGAAGAACTCGCTCTTCCCGGCAGGCGTGCCGTGGCCGGTCTACATCATCGTGACCCCGCTGGAGTTCATCTCCACCTTCATCATCCGCCCGGTGACGCTCACCCTTCGTCTGATGATGAACCTGGTCGTCGGACACATGATCCTGGTGCTGTGCTTCGCGGCCACCCAGTTCTTCTTCTTCACCGCAGGCGGCGGCTGGGCCCTCCTCGGTGTCGGAACCCTCGCCTTCGGAGGCGCGTTCACGATCTTCGAGATCCTGGTCGTCGTCCTGCAGGCCTACGTCTTCACCGTCCTCACCGCGATCTACATCCAGCTCGCGGTCGCAGAAGAGCACTGA
- a CDS encoding MraY family glycosyltransferase, with protein sequence MKQYLFTIILTASITFALSWAVWRLSLKFKLYPGIRERDVHKTPTPRLGGVAMFIGIASAILVSSANPFFERMWVPPQTLWSILGAALLIAVIGVIDDLIDLDWMIKLAAQFLAAGIITVGGGLQILSLPVGDMILVSSWVSILVTMFAIVVVMNAVNFIDGLDGLVAGVCLIANGIFFVYSYILTRDSGATTYFNLATFLAAVLIGACLGFLPLNWSPAKLFMGDSGALVLGLLMATSAIALTGQGDVNAFDPEQFGRSQLLGAFIPIVLPLVIVMLPLLDFGLAVFRRMRAGKSPFSPDRKHLHHRMLDLGHRDRDAVLIFYAWTAVISLTVLLMYIASREDWPGGYLGAIAFGVVGIAACLVVTLLPPARRHAPDAGAAPTPTSSDTLEPR encoded by the coding sequence GTGAAGCAGTATCTGTTCACGATCATCCTGACGGCGTCGATCACCTTCGCGCTGTCATGGGCGGTCTGGCGGCTGAGCTTGAAGTTCAAGCTCTACCCCGGCATCCGTGAACGGGACGTGCACAAGACCCCGACGCCGCGGCTGGGCGGTGTCGCGATGTTCATCGGCATCGCCTCGGCCATCCTCGTCTCGTCGGCCAATCCGTTCTTCGAGCGCATGTGGGTGCCGCCGCAGACACTGTGGTCGATCCTCGGCGCCGCCCTGCTGATCGCCGTGATCGGCGTCATCGACGATCTGATCGACCTCGACTGGATGATCAAACTGGCCGCGCAGTTCCTCGCCGCGGGAATCATCACGGTCGGTGGCGGCCTGCAGATCCTGTCGCTGCCGGTGGGGGACATGATCCTCGTCTCAAGCTGGGTGAGCATCCTGGTGACCATGTTCGCCATCGTCGTCGTGATGAACGCCGTCAACTTCATCGACGGTCTCGACGGACTGGTCGCCGGCGTCTGCCTCATCGCCAACGGCATCTTCTTCGTGTACTCCTACATCCTCACCCGCGACTCCGGAGCCACGACATACTTCAACCTCGCCACGTTCCTCGCCGCGGTGCTGATCGGCGCCTGCCTGGGCTTCCTGCCCCTGAACTGGAGCCCGGCGAAGCTGTTCATGGGCGACTCCGGCGCACTGGTGCTGGGGCTGCTGATGGCCACCTCAGCAATCGCGCTGACAGGACAGGGCGACGTCAACGCCTTCGACCCCGAGCAGTTCGGCCGTTCGCAGCTGCTCGGTGCATTCATCCCGATCGTGCTGCCGCTGGTGATCGTGATGCTGCCGCTGCTCGATTTCGGGCTGGCCGTCTTCCGACGCATGCGCGCAGGCAAGTCGCCATTCTCGCCCGACCGCAAGCACCTGCACCACCGCATGCTGGATCTGGGTCACCGCGACCGCGACGCCGTGCTGATCTTCTACGCCTGGACGGCGGTGATCTCGCTCACCGTGCTGCTGATGTACATCGCCTCACGCGAGGACTGGCCCGGCGGGTACTTGGGCGCGATCGCCTTCGGCGTCGTCGGCATCGCGGCCTGCCTCGTCGTCACCCTCCTTCCGCCCGCTCGGCGCCATGCACCTGACGCCGGTGCCGCGCCGACCCCGACTTCCTCAGACACTTTGGAGCCCCGATGA
- a CDS encoding L-threonylcarbamoyladenylate synthase has product MSTVFDCRDDSQVLAGMRHARQAIARGELVVLPTDTVYGLAADAFSPTAVQRLLDAKGRGRDMPPPVLVAGQDMLAALVEEVPAAVQKLVDAFWPGGLTIVLPAQPSLTWDLGETLGTVAVRMPNQRIALELLAETGPLAVSSANLTGRDAAIIASDAEEMLGDSVAVYLEQGYSENGVPSTIVDATSLVGTAADETPLVRILRAGAVTREQLEEVLGDLLEPAEQPGDGTPEPAADGEGAVGESAVDEGAVDEE; this is encoded by the coding sequence ATGTCAACTGTCTTCGATTGCCGCGACGACTCCCAGGTCCTCGCCGGCATGCGCCACGCGCGCCAGGCCATCGCCCGAGGCGAGCTGGTCGTGCTGCCCACCGACACCGTCTACGGTCTCGCTGCCGATGCGTTCTCGCCGACCGCTGTGCAGCGACTGCTCGATGCGAAGGGGCGTGGGCGCGACATGCCGCCGCCCGTGCTCGTGGCAGGCCAGGACATGCTCGCCGCACTCGTCGAAGAGGTGCCGGCGGCCGTGCAGAAGCTGGTGGACGCCTTCTGGCCAGGCGGACTGACCATCGTCCTGCCCGCTCAGCCCTCGCTGACCTGGGATCTCGGCGAGACGCTCGGCACCGTCGCCGTGCGGATGCCGAACCAGCGCATCGCCCTCGAGCTGCTGGCCGAGACGGGGCCACTGGCGGTCTCCAGCGCCAACCTCACGGGCCGCGATGCCGCCATCATCGCCTCAGATGCCGAGGAGATGCTCGGGGACAGCGTCGCCGTCTACCTTGAACAGGGCTACAGCGAGAACGGGGTGCCCTCGACGATCGTCGACGCGACATCGCTCGTCGGCACTGCAGCCGACGAGACGCCGCTCGTGCGCATCCTGCGAGCGGGCGCAGTCACCAGGGAGCAGCTGGAAGAGGTGCTCGGCGACCTGCTCGAGCCCGCCGAGCAGCCCGGTGATGGCACGCCGGAACCTGCCGCCGACGGCGAAGGCGCGGTCGGCGAGAGCGCCGTCGATGAAGGCGCGGTCGACGAAGAGTGA
- the prmC gene encoding peptide chain release factor N(5)-glutamine methyltransferase — translation MPETLSARLRAVTQQLTEAGVPDPSVDAELLLGHVLGAGRGAVQAAALRGDEISESDAAELDALVLRRAAREPLQHLTGTAAFRHLELAVGPGVFVPRPETETVVQFAIDALLENAAPAPIAVDLGTGSGAIALAMATEVPHARVFAVERSPEAHAWAARNVAGVENLTLIHGDLATAFDDLRGTVDVVISNPPYVPDDAIPRDPEVRLHDPAQALYGGADGLDVVRVISGRARELLHDGGLLVLEHGELQGEAIRSILSGDGWRAASTHQDLTRRDRATTALRD, via the coding sequence ATGCCCGAGACCCTCTCCGCGCGCCTGCGCGCCGTCACTCAGCAGCTGACCGAGGCGGGAGTGCCTGACCCGTCGGTGGATGCCGAGCTGCTGCTGGGACACGTGCTGGGGGCGGGCAGGGGAGCAGTGCAGGCCGCTGCGCTGCGTGGCGACGAGATCTCCGAATCGGATGCTGCCGAGCTGGACGCCTTGGTCCTGCGCCGCGCTGCCCGCGAGCCGCTGCAGCATCTCACCGGCACTGCCGCATTCCGGCACCTCGAGCTGGCCGTGGGACCCGGGGTATTCGTCCCTCGACCCGAGACCGAGACCGTGGTGCAGTTCGCGATCGACGCTCTGCTCGAGAACGCCGCACCGGCCCCCATCGCCGTCGACCTCGGTACAGGGAGCGGCGCCATCGCGCTGGCCATGGCCACGGAGGTGCCGCACGCCCGCGTCTTCGCTGTGGAGCGCTCACCAGAGGCCCACGCCTGGGCGGCACGCAATGTCGCCGGAGTGGAGAACCTCACTCTGATCCATGGCGATCTGGCGACGGCCTTCGACGATCTGCGCGGCACGGTCGACGTCGTCATCTCCAACCCGCCCTATGTGCCGGACGACGCCATCCCGCGCGACCCTGAGGTGCGGCTGCATGACCCGGCTCAGGCCCTGTACGGCGGTGCCGACGGTCTGGATGTCGTGCGCGTGATCAGCGGTCGGGCACGGGAGCTGCTGCACGACGGCGGACTGCTCGTGCTCGAGCACGGCGAGCTGCAGGGGGAGGCCATCCGCAGCATCCTCTCCGGCGATGGCTGGCGCGCGGCATCCACGCATCAGGATCTGACCCGCCGCGATCGCGCCACCACGGCGCTGCGCGACTGA
- the cysK gene encoding cysteine synthase A, with protein sequence MTGIHTDITSTFGNTPLVRLNRLTEGLDATVLVKLESFNPASSVKDRIGIAIVDAAEASGELKPGGTIVEATSGNTGIALAMVGAARGYKVVLTMPASMSKERRVLLKAFGAELVLTDPTKGMSGAIEALQEVIENTPGAVWARQFENAANPQIHRETTAQEILRDTDGAVDVFIAGVGTGGTVTGTGQALKAAKPDVKVIAVEPKDSPLLSEGRVGPAKIQGIGPNFVPAVLDRDVIDEIITAEFDESLATARDLAAKEGLLVGISSGAAVAQALKVAARPESAGKTIVVIAPDTGERYISTALFEDLREEPQN encoded by the coding sequence ATGACCGGCATCCACACCGACATCACCAGCACCTTCGGCAACACGCCGCTGGTCCGCCTGAACCGCCTCACCGAGGGCCTCGACGCGACCGTGCTGGTCAAGCTTGAGTCGTTCAACCCGGCCTCGAGCGTGAAGGACCGCATCGGCATCGCCATCGTCGACGCCGCCGAGGCTTCAGGCGAGCTGAAGCCGGGCGGCACGATCGTCGAGGCCACCAGCGGCAACACGGGCATCGCGCTGGCGATGGTCGGCGCTGCGCGCGGCTACAAGGTCGTCCTCACGATGCCCGCCTCGATGTCGAAGGAGCGCCGCGTGCTGCTGAAGGCATTCGGCGCCGAACTCGTGCTCACCGACCCCACCAAGGGCATGAGCGGAGCCATCGAAGCTCTCCAGGAAGTCATCGAGAACACCCCGGGCGCGGTCTGGGCTCGGCAGTTCGAGAACGCGGCCAACCCGCAGATCCACCGCGAGACCACCGCGCAGGAGATCCTGCGCGACACCGACGGCGCTGTCGATGTGTTCATCGCCGGTGTCGGCACCGGCGGCACTGTCACGGGCACCGGCCAGGCACTCAAGGCCGCCAAGCCGGACGTCAAGGTGATCGCCGTGGAGCCGAAGGACTCTCCCTTGCTCTCCGAGGGCCGCGTGGGCCCTGCCAAGATCCAGGGAATCGGACCGAACTTCGTGCCGGCTGTGCTCGACCGCGACGTGATCGACGAGATCATCACGGCCGAGTTCGATGAGTCACTCGCCACGGCACGCGACCTCGCCGCCAAGGAGGGTCTGCTGGTCGGAATCTCCAGCGGCGCGGCCGTCGCCCAGGCGCTGAAGGTCGCGGCGCGCCCCGAGAGCGCAGGCAAGACGATCGTGGTGATCGCCCCTGATACCGGCGAGCGCTACATCTCCACCGCACTGTTCGAGGATCTGCGCGAAGAGCCGCAGAACTGA
- the epsC gene encoding serine O-acetyltransferase EpsC has product MSFISRVREDIAAARHRDPAARTNFEVALLYPGLHAIWAHRLWHALWRRGLRFPARLGSQLTRWLTGIEIHPAARIGRRFFIDHGMGVVIGETAEIGDDVMLYHGVTLGGRAPSHGKRHPTLEDGVAVGTGAKILGPIRVGARSVVGANAVVTKDAPPDSVLVGVPAKPRPRGADESTRALLAAPDYVI; this is encoded by the coding sequence GTGAGCTTCATCTCCCGAGTCCGTGAGGACATCGCAGCCGCGCGCCACCGAGATCCGGCAGCGCGCACCAACTTCGAGGTGGCACTGCTCTACCCCGGGCTGCACGCGATCTGGGCGCACCGACTGTGGCACGCGCTCTGGCGACGCGGCCTGCGGTTTCCCGCCCGCCTCGGCTCGCAGCTGACGCGCTGGCTCACCGGGATCGAGATCCACCCCGCGGCGCGGATCGGGAGACGATTCTTCATCGACCATGGAATGGGCGTCGTGATCGGCGAGACGGCCGAGATCGGCGACGACGTGATGCTGTACCACGGCGTCACGCTGGGTGGCAGGGCGCCCTCCCACGGCAAGCGGCACCCGACGCTGGAAGACGGCGTCGCGGTGGGCACCGGAGCGAAGATCCTCGGCCCGATCCGGGTCGGCGCACGCAGCGTGGTGGGGGCGAACGCGGTGGTGACGAAGGATGCCCCGCCCGACAGCGTGCTGGTGGGTGTGCCTGCGAAGCCTCGGCCGCGGGGCGCGGATGAGAGCACTCGCGCCCTGCTGGCGGCACCGGACTACGTGATTTAG
- a CDS encoding discoidin domain-containing protein, whose protein sequence is MATEPPVNPQVPHPPAVLRSPHNPRFLRGRWLATAAAAAVVATIAIIAPTGAAAPASAAQEQAAQAQTAATADAWWEPPNRPSPDAELNATGAPFTGTVDGEVRGLVDAHTHLNSNEGFGGRMICGAPFSPNGIAAALQDCPEHYPDGAGALFEKLTNTADTDGLHDPVGWPTFADWPDVASMSHQQSYYAWVERAWRGGQRVLVNDLVTNGVICSLPVIMPKDRSCDEMSAIRLEAQKVREMEAYIDDIYGGAGKGFFRIVTTPAQAREVIESGRLAVVLGVEMSEPFGCKMILDVAQCDRADIDAGLAEFQDLGVSSMFLCHKFDNALCGVRFDSGTQGTIINVGQFYSTGTFWSTEQCTGAMHDNPIGNATVPEIEEVLPPGVEVPQYSAGKNCNTRGLTSLGEYTLKAMMARNMMIELDHMSVKSASRSFDLIEAAGYPGVLSSHSWMDERMVDRLYRLGGFKSGYPHDAAGFVSEWQRDATARNAAGGGYGFGLDFNGVGSHPGGGTAAVPVSYPFTSADGSTVMERQVTGQRTFDINTDGFVHSGLLPDYVEQLRINGGGDAIVDDLMRGAEAYLGTWSATTAYGSQINLATGRPATASTSEWNPFTSYKPSRAVDGSDSTRWAARDWDGNPQWLQVDLGESVPVERVTVNWERAAAKAWNVQLSDDGANWRTVWSTTTGDGGLDTATFEPSSARYVRVTGTQRTTNWGYSIWELGVYAG, encoded by the coding sequence ATGGCGACAGAACCGCCAGTCAATCCCCAGGTCCCCCATCCCCCAGCAGTTCTGCGCTCCCCACACAATCCCCGGTTCCTCCGCGGACGTTGGCTGGCGACTGCAGCGGCCGCCGCAGTCGTCGCGACGATCGCGATCATCGCCCCGACCGGCGCCGCAGCCCCAGCATCCGCCGCTCAGGAGCAGGCAGCGCAGGCTCAGACCGCCGCGACCGCAGACGCCTGGTGGGAGCCGCCGAACCGGCCCTCCCCCGACGCCGAGCTCAACGCCACCGGCGCGCCGTTCACCGGCACCGTCGACGGCGAGGTGCGCGGCCTGGTCGACGCACACACCCACCTCAACTCGAACGAGGGCTTCGGCGGACGCATGATCTGCGGCGCGCCGTTCTCTCCGAACGGCATCGCCGCCGCCCTGCAGGACTGCCCCGAGCACTACCCCGACGGCGCTGGGGCGCTGTTCGAGAAGCTCACCAACACCGCCGACACCGACGGCCTGCACGACCCGGTCGGCTGGCCGACCTTCGCGGACTGGCCGGACGTCGCCTCGATGAGCCACCAGCAGTCCTACTACGCCTGGGTCGAGCGCGCGTGGCGCGGCGGACAGCGTGTGCTGGTGAACGACCTGGTCACGAACGGAGTGATCTGCTCTCTGCCGGTGATCATGCCGAAGGACCGCAGCTGTGACGAGATGTCGGCCATCCGCCTCGAAGCGCAGAAGGTGCGCGAGATGGAGGCGTACATCGACGACATCTACGGCGGAGCAGGCAAGGGCTTCTTCCGCATCGTCACCACACCGGCGCAGGCTCGCGAGGTGATCGAGTCCGGCCGGCTGGCCGTCGTGCTCGGTGTCGAGATGTCGGAGCCGTTCGGATGCAAGATGATCCTCGACGTCGCCCAGTGCGACCGCGCCGACATCGACGCCGGACTCGCCGAATTCCAAGACCTCGGCGTGAGCAGCATGTTCCTGTGCCACAAGTTCGACAACGCGCTGTGCGGCGTGCGGTTCGACTCCGGCACGCAGGGCACCATCATCAACGTCGGGCAGTTCTACTCCACCGGCACCTTCTGGTCGACGGAGCAGTGCACCGGTGCGATGCACGACAATCCGATCGGCAACGCCACAGTCCCCGAGATCGAAGAAGTGCTGCCGCCTGGTGTGGAGGTTCCGCAGTACAGCGCCGGGAAGAACTGCAACACGCGCGGTCTCACGTCGCTGGGCGAGTACACGCTGAAGGCCATGATGGCGCGCAACATGATGATCGAACTCGACCACATGAGCGTCAAGTCCGCATCACGCAGCTTCGACCTGATCGAAGCCGCCGGCTACCCCGGAGTGCTCTCCAGCCACAGCTGGATGGATGAGCGCATGGTCGACCGGCTGTACCGCCTCGGCGGATTCAAGTCCGGCTACCCGCACGACGCCGCCGGCTTCGTCTCGGAATGGCAGCGGGATGCCACCGCCCGCAACGCAGCCGGTGGCGGCTACGGCTTCGGGCTGGACTTCAACGGCGTCGGCAGCCACCCCGGTGGCGGCACCGCAGCGGTCCCGGTCAGCTATCCGTTCACCAGCGCAGACGGCAGCACCGTCATGGAACGCCAGGTGACCGGCCAGCGCACGTTCGACATCAACACAGATGGCTTCGTGCACTCCGGCCTGCTGCCGGACTACGTGGAGCAGCTGCGGATCAACGGCGGTGGCGACGCGATCGTCGACGACCTGATGCGTGGCGCCGAGGCGTACCTCGGCACCTGGTCGGCGACCACCGCGTACGGATCGCAGATCAACCTCGCGACCGGAAGGCCTGCGACCGCGAGCACGTCGGAATGGAATCCGTTCACCAGCTACAAGCCGAGTCGTGCCGTGGACGGCTCCGACTCGACGCGCTGGGCGGCGCGCGACTGGGACGGCAACCCGCAGTGGCTGCAGGTCGACCTCGGCGAGAGCGTCCCGGTGGAGCGGGTGACCGTCAACTGGGAGCGCGCGGCCGCGAAGGCGTGGAACGTGCAGCTTTCCGATGACGGCGCGAACTGGCGCACAGTGTGGTCGACGACCACCGGCGACGGCGGCCTGGACACGGCGACGTTCGAGCCGAGTTCGGCCAGATACGTGCGGGTGACCGGCACGCAGCGCACGACGAACTGGGGCTACTCGATCTGGGAGCTCGGCGTCTACGCCGGGTAG